The DNA region gtctctctccattcctgtctgtctgtccctgtctatccctctctctgactcactctgtctctgtaaaaaaataaataataaaataaaatgcatataagGAGATATTACTGAAAATAATCATTCTTAGAAAAGCCATTCTTAAGGGAACTTAGGAAAGAAATTAACCGGAGACAGATATACAAAATTTGACTGAACCACATCAATTTGCTATACCTACACTTGGAATGTTTTTTTAAGGCAaacaaaatatgaattaaaaaataaaactagtttcCTGAGGCCAAGAAATATTATGTTTCAGGTGGCAATTTATAAGAGACCTTTATTCCATCTTTATAAAATTGCCTTTGAACACATTTGACTGAAATAGACCCGCCTACTTTTCTAAAACCACTACATGAGAACAAAACCCAAATAGCAGGATAGCCTCTGAGTTTCTAAATTCCTCAGTTTTCCAGAACTGCCACCCTCTTTACAGAAAAGACACTACCTCTTCCTTGGTCCCAAGAGAGGCCACAATCATGGCCGCAGTCCTAAAACTGTGCCTTTCCCACAATGATTGAGAGTGGCCACCTCTCATGTGAAAGTATAGCATCATTTGGCTCAGCTGGCCTTGTGGCCTGTCTAAACCAGGAAGTCACACGTGTGTCTTACACAACACCTTGAAAAGTCCAGGTGATTTAGTTCCAAATAATACCAGGTGTGGGACATCAAAATACATGCAAGGCACATAGGGCTGTGCCATGTTAAGTCaaccgtatttccctatgtataagacgcacgtttttggaaaaatttggggtttaaaaactgggtgaatgggccctggccagttggctcagtggtagaacgtcagcctggcgtgcagaagtcccgggttcgattcccggccagggcacacaggagaagcgcccatctgcttctccacccctccccctctccttcctctctgtctctctcttcccttcctgcagccaaggctctattggagcaaagatggctccggcgctggggatggctctgtggtctctgcctcaggcgctagagtggctctggttgcaacatagggacgccccggatgggcagcgtatcgccccctggtgggcagagcgtcgccccctggtgggcatgctgggtggatcctggtcaggcgcatgcgggagtctgtctgtctctccccgtttccagcttcagaaaaatacaaaaaaactaacaaacaaacaaacaaaaaacaaacaaaaaaaaaactgggtgaATGTGATatagtgattgtagattttttacttgcatttcccagtttttcatgcttgttttttttttttttaattttgggcccccaaattaaggtgtatcttatacataggagcatcttatacatggggagatatggtaatTCCTTCTCAGCCTCTGTTCAACAAGGATTCCAAAAACTCTTGGCATTCAGTCACACCCAAGGTCACTGTATTACCATGGCAACCACCattattattctgtattaaaCCTGCTGGTGTGTGACCTGGTGTCATGGGAATTAAATGTTCACTCCAACCAAGACAGAAACATAGAGATGGCTACCAATTATTTCCcacaaagaggaaataaagaaaaaaaaagttcaaggaaaggagagagaaatagaatggGAAGAAAGGAGGGCAGGACACAAAAGTCCTACAAGAGCACTGTGTCACTGTCTCATGGTGGCTTTTTATTACTCAAAGTTCACCTCATTTCCCCCCCAAACATGAAAGTCACTCAGCATCCCAAGTTTAACATAACTTGATCTAAATATTTCTTAGATTTTCAAGCTACATATTTGGGTAAGGGGACAAGTTTGTTCTCACTGCCTCTATTTTCTCAAGTATCTCCAATGAATATCAtctaagagaaaaatagaaaaactttaaaTCGGGCTCTGAAAATTTATCTACAGTGTCCAATTTTACATATAGAGAGTATAATGGTGTATGGTTAGTAAAAgtgtatggaattatatacacTCAGTTTCAAACCTGTGTTTTTCTCCCCAGCTGCCACAGTCCCTTACATCGCTCTTTTTGCAGCCCTTCACTCTTAAATTCTGCACCCTCTCTCTGGGGATCACATTCGctcccatgtcttttttttttttttttttttgtatttttctgaagctggaaacggggagagacagtcagacagactctcgcatgcgcccgaccgggatccacccggcacgtccaccaggggcaacgctctgcccaccagggggcgatgctctgcccctccagggtgttgctctgccgcgaccagagccactctagcgcctggggcagaggccaaagagccatccccagcacccgggccatctttgctccaatggagccttggctgcgggaggggaagagagagacagagaggaaggaggggggggtgtggagaagcaaatgggcgcttctcctatgtgccctggccgggaatcgaacccaggtcccccgcatgccaggctgacgctctaccgctgagccaaccggccagggccctcattccCATGTCTTAATTATCATTCATCCTCTGGTGGCTTCTACATCTGTGTTTGCAGCCTTGTCTTCTCTCCTATGAGTGTCTGAAGAATACATTCAAATGATAAGATTTCTCCATATGGATGTCTCATAGGTACCTCAACCTCAATTTTAAGTGGATTAACTTTCCTCTCCTAAATCTTTTTCTCCTAACTAATAGAGCAAGAAAAATGTTAGTTCCCTTTCCCCTCAACCCACCCTTAAAACTGGTGTCAAATGAATCCCCACAGGTGCATGATTTGGTAGGCTCACCATGCCCAGCAATGTTAAGCCAATCAGTGGCTGGGTGTTTGTCTACTATAAAGAACATTAGAGTAAGTAAATGGAAACCTGGGGCTAAAACCAAATCGTAACTAAACAAAGGATTTTACCCTTTCCTGGCTTATATATAAAGCAGGATAACATCTCCAACCCAACTAAGAATATATTGTGGGAGTTACTGAGATCATGTCTGAGGAAACACTTTGagtctttagaaaaaagaaataagaacttaGAAATAAGAACTATTcctttgataaattattttaacagtTGCCTTGCAGGAATGACAGAACTCTACATAGTagtcacttaataaatgttaacctttattattgttatttttaaatgacactgACACATGACAAAATGCCCCCAGCGAAACAAAGgtcaaccaaaaacaaacaaacaaaaaatttaaccTTGTATTTTAGGAAATTAATGGTGTCTGCTTTTCTTAATTAACTGTTATGTGCCagaatattctaaatattttgcatgtattacttcatttaatcttCTTGACAAACTTCATCTTCATTACTCACCTACCATTTCAGAGAGGAAACTTTAACCCATCTCATTTTTAATCTAAACACTATTTCCACTCACTACATGCTCCAATCACCTGCTTCATTCCACTTTCCTTTTGCAAAAATTTCCCCTCAAAATcaatattcattttagatagataAGAACACATCaatgattaaaaagtaaaaaggtaAAAGATCACTCATTATCTTTTCACCCAAAGATAATCACTATTACTATTTGGGTGACTATAATTCAGTGTTTTTAGTGtctacttaaaaatgttttattattctcAAAAAAGTGAAGTCATACTATGAATACCAAGATCTAACCTGCCTTCTTCACTTAACAATACATGATATCTTTTCCTGGTAATATGGATTAAAAACAACATATTTATCATACACATGTGAACATTccttaatttatttaaccaagcCAATGTGCTAGACACTTGTTtccaatttttactattttagacAGTGCTGGGATGCACAGCCTTGTACATGCAGTCTTTGgtcaatttttctattattttcttaggacagagtgtatatatattttaaggcttatgATATGTATTACAAAATGGCCTTCCACAAATCTTGTGCAGATGTAAATCCATTTCTACCACCAGGGTTTGAAAGGGTCCATTTTGCCACGCCCTCATGGACACTGCACAGTAGGTGAGAAAGAGACTTTTACAtgaattctaattattttttctagttaaaaatatttagtggCTTTTTGTATTCAGTAGAATAATGTTGTAACAACTCTTCAAAAACTGGTTTCATCCAGCTTTCCAAATTTATTTACTTCCATTCCCTAAATGCTCCACTCTAAGCAGACTAGCTTCTTCACTATTATAGGAAGAAAGTTCTTATCTCCATGCCTTTCTCACATCAGTCTCCTCTCACTCCCCTCATGGGGTGCCCTAACTACTTGCCCTAGTCAGGATTCCTTTATAAATGGTCTTTTCCTCCATGAATCTGTAGTTGACTCCATCCTACTGAAGTCTCTGcttcctctgtgctctgagaatgCATATTTAACGATGAGTATAGGCTCCAGATAGTCTgttattttgtttgtatgtttcttatctctccaaCTAGATTATAAACAGAAGGGCAAGGatggtttatttctgttttctttttttttctcttaccagCATTAACACACAACTTTATTGATGATACACAAATGTAGTCAATGCAAATGGAAGAAGGGAGCTTACTTAGGACGAATTGGTTCACTGTCACTTATGcagaagaaatagtaaaaatactTCAATCTAGGCAGTGATATATAAAGCAACAAACATGTTTTCAGAACATGTAGTGACATTCATTCATCCAGTTTAGACCTAAAGACCAACTCGGATAAATATCAGCATTGATGATACAATATGATATTCATTACTCAAAATTGGTAGCTGAAAGGATTCCTTTAACCATATAAACAAGGTGGAGAAAAGGAATAGTTTACACTGTGTGTTGCTTCTAAACTACAAAATCAAGAAGTTATTCCTGGCTGTTTGGGAACATATGCTCAGCCAGTTTGGCCATAAATTTTCCAACTTTTACTTTCATCAAAAAATCATGTTGACTTTCTATCCCCAGAATCTTATCAGCACACActtgaaaatcttttaaaaagaaaaaaagtgaacctTCGCTGTGTTGATTCTGAGTAGGTTCATTTTCTTCCCATTTAAAATTGTCATTTATGTTCTCAAATACAATCAGAAGTTCCAGAATAATCTCTTTGTTCTCCTTCTTATCAAAGAGGGAACCCAGTGAAGATGGTACTTGGGCCCTGAGAAGGTCTCTAGTCATGGCTGGATTTTCAGCCAAATTCAAAAAGAGCTTCAATATCTGTAATTTGGTTTCTTCATTTCCTACTGAAAATAAACGGAAAAGGTCTGAAATGGAATTAGCAAGCATGTGCTGATACTCATTAGTAACAGTCATATTTGTAAGCAATCTTAGTCCAGCCAGCTGCACAGGTGAGTTCAAGCGAGAAGTGATTGTGTCATCACACACTTGATTCATGTATATCCTAAGCCTGCGCAGATTTTCAGTATTCACACTCAGGTTATTCAGGACAATTAAAGCCTTTTCTTTAACGATGGGATCCCGAGTATTGAGAATCTTTGCAACAATTGGGAGACCACCTAGATCACGAATAATATCTCTGTTAAATGCATAAGCAGCATTGTTACCCAGAGCAATTAAAGCTGCTTCAAGAATATAAGGCTTGTCAGCCATGTCAACCAAGCAAAGAACTTTTCGAAGCTCTTGAGGGGACAAAATAGTATCATCTGAGTTGGGGGAAGCCCGTTTCTGAATAGCCCGTCGAGCTCGGGTAGCCCTGGCCCTTGCTCTTGCCCTAGCTCTGGTCCCAGCCTCAGTCCCAATCCGGGCCCAAGGTGGGTACCATACTATACCCTTGCTCTCACtgttttcatcatcatcatccgaCCACTCATTGTATCTGGCCCCAGGGCAGTCTCCAGCATCATCCACATCCACAGGCCCACCCTCAGCCAtgttctctttgttctgttttcttccccGGGCCAGTCTATAAATGCAATAGCAGGCGCCAGCCCCAATCACCAGTCCCGCAGTCACCCAGACTACTTTCCTGGCGTAGCCCATGCAATCGTCCCTGACAGCAGCAGGGACCAAGGAACGGAGTAGTCACTCAGGCTTGGGGAGAACTATAGGCCTGGGTGCCGACCTGTGGAGGGTGATTGTCTTCAACCACTTCAAGGCCACAGTAGCTGATACTGGAGGTGAACCTAGAGgtggagaaagaaaatgggatttgagtttcttttctctttgtgttcTATGCAGGGAGTTATGCAGAAGGACAGGAGAGTAGTAAATAAGTACTTGGTAGAAAATGTAGATTGTTAATAAACTTTCTTTACTCTCCTCATTTCACCTTCCACCTACCCTTCCCAGTCCACCACCTCCCCAAGCCTAAATAAAAGCAATGGATCCCATAGTCTCTACAGGGGTCCCAGCCACCCCAACCCCAGGTGTCCTCAAGAGTGGCACACTTGCACTAACCTCCTCCAGACAGGCAGTTtacctcttcttccctctcctagAGTTGCGTCACGGCCAAACAACCCTTGAGATCTGCAGAGAGACCAGAACCAGTGAGAACTGAGGATTTGGTTGATTGACTGTTCATTCCTTGCTTTCCTGATTCACTATTCAGGCTGTCAGATTTGTTTAAAACCTCTCCATACCATCCAAAACATGCACATGCCTGCCCCTTCCCTAGCCTGAAATGGGAGGGATGTTAGGGAAATAAGGTAGGATTGGGTGAGCCTGTCCAACCACAGCCAATTTCCAACCCCTCTCCCATTCCAGTCAGCCCCCACGCCTACACCGACCTCTACCGATCACACCCGATCCGATCCGATCCGAGGAAACCTCCCCCCTCTCTTCAAGTGGTGCCACCTGCTACAGCAGACCTGCAGGATGACAGATCGAAAACATGGGGACTAAGTACTGTTGAGAGAGGAGGATTTTGAACAAACTATCTGATAGGTATTCCTTTTGTTATTCTCCTCCACctcatccctctccctcaccggcgacacacacacacacacacacacacacacacacacacacacacacaccccgcctgCCATTTCACCACAGCTCCAGGAGTGCTACAAACATACTCAGACTTAGACTTAACCTAGATTATTGTCATCTCttgtttctccccacccccaacaccgTCTCTCTTAGGGTCGGTCCCCGTATGGTCTTACCTTCAAATCGACCTTCACCGATCAGGATTAATTTCCTTCCTCTTCACTTGCCTGCCGTAATGCCACAAAGTACGGAAAGACGGGCAACCTGGGAGAGACTCAGACCTACTAAACACAGAGCCATAGGAAGACACAGCGCAGTCAGAAAGACGGGAAACAGCAGCTACCGAGTGTTCAATGGACAGACCAGTCCCCGGAATGTGAAATTCTTTCCTAATTCGGAGGCCCGGTTGTCAAAGGTTTCCCACTCCTATTATCCCTCTCAGGGTTCTGCTGTCACATCACGGTgcacccccacctcaccccccacgCCCAACCTTTCCCGGTTGCCACTGTTCTATAAGACTGGGGGCCACAGCTCCCTTTTCCGGATTACGGTCTCGGCTCCCAGCAAATTCCCACTTTCTGATCTCTGGGCTGCTCCCCAAACACCTCCCTGCTCACCATTTCGCAGCATCGAAATG from Saccopteryx leptura isolate mSacLep1 chromosome X, mSacLep1_pri_phased_curated, whole genome shotgun sequence includes:
- the ARMCX3 gene encoding armadillo repeat-containing X-linked protein 3; the encoded protein is MGYARKVVWVTAGLVIGAGACYCIYRLARGRKQNKENMAEGGPVDVDDAGDCPGARYNEWSDDDDENSESKGIVWYPPWARIGTEAGTRARARARARATRARRAIQKRASPNSDDTILSPQELRKVLCLVDMADKPYILEAALIALGNNAAYAFNRDIIRDLGGLPIVAKILNTRDPIVKEKALIVLNNLSVNTENLRRLRIYMNQVCDDTITSRLNSPVQLAGLRLLTNMTVTNEYQHMLANSISDLFRLFSVGNEETKLQILKLFLNLAENPAMTRDLLRAQVPSSLGSLFDKKENKEIILELLIVFENINDNFKWEENEPTQNQHSEGSLFFFLKDFQVCADKILGIESQHDFLMKVKVGKFMAKLAEHMFPNSQE